From Rutidosis leptorrhynchoides isolate AG116_Rl617_1_P2 chromosome 3, CSIRO_AGI_Rlap_v1, whole genome shotgun sequence, a single genomic window includes:
- the LOC139896118 gene encoding membrin-11-like → MAVDGKGTLSELYQRSRRLLLKTRDDLEKLERLAGSVDSPELSVSVRRDISQIQTLCSDMDGLWRSVASKPQRDLWKRKVEQVAEEADSLRESLDRYMQRQQRRMQEAQERAELLGRANGESSHVLRIFDEEAQAMESARNSSRMLEEASATGAAILAKYSEQRERLKGAQRKALDVLNTLGLSNSVLRIIERRNRVDQWIKYAGMILTLIVVIVILRWAR, encoded by the exons ATGGCTGTAGATGGAAAAGGGACTTTATCGGAGCTGTATCAGAGATCCAGGCGGTTATTGTTGAAAACCAGAGATGATTTGGAGAAACTCGAACGGCTCGCCGGTTCCGTCGACTCTCCGGAACTATCAGTCTCCGTCCGGCGAGATATCTCTCAGATTCAAACCCTATGCTCAGATATGGACGGCCTCTGGCGATCTGTTGCATCGAAACCTCAACGTGATCTATGGAAGAG GAAAGTGGAGCAGGTAGCAGAAGAGGCCGATTCGTTGAGAGAAAGTTTAGATCGGTATATGCAGCGACAACAGAGGCGGATGCAGGAAGCACAAGAGAGGGCAGAATTGCTTGGAAGAGCT AATGGTGAATCATCTCATGTTTTGCGAATTTTTGATGAGGAAGCACAAGCAATGGAGTCTGCACGTAACTCTTCCCGAATGTTGGAAGAGGCTTCTGCAACTGGAGCAGCCATTCTTGCTAAATACTCTGAACAAAGGGAGCGCTTAAAG GGAGCTCAACGTAAGGCATTGGACGTGCTCAACACATTGGGGCTATCTAATTCTGTGTTGAGGATCATCGAAAGGCGGAATCGAGTTGATCAGTGGATTAAATATGCAGGCATGATCCTTACACTCATTGTAGTAATTGTTATCTTGAGATGGGCTAGGTGA
- the LOC139896117 gene encoding uncharacterized protein, producing the protein MVTVGSCLAFCLVIQKMNWFNHQARSYSGKRNLRASTKQTTPKVGHNEFLTRPKKTRPLGSRWNTPVKWANSPVKGMSSPFNNTGRDDVYSTYHKIPTRKKFSEEEWEEFTEESTRQSIAELASSPEFTYWLIKNADRIKLSSEDEDSSYDNGSETDSTDEYVQDNQSWPSHFSW; encoded by the exons ATGGTGACAGTGGGATCTTGTTTGGCATTTTGTCTTGTAATTCAGAAGATGAACTGGTTTAACCATCA GGCTCGTTCATATTCTGGGAAGCGAAATCTTCGGGCTAGTACTAAACAAACAACCCCAAAGGTTGGACATAATGAATTCTTGACCCGGCCAAAAAAGACTAGGCCTTTGGGAAGTCGCTGGAATACCCCTGTCAAATGGGCCAACTCCCCTGTCAAAG GAATGAGCTCGCCGTTCAACAATACAGGCCGGGATGATGTTTACTCCACATATCACAAGATTCCAACCAGAAAGAAATTTTCAGAGGAAGAATGGGAGGAATTTACAGAAGAGTCAACCAGACAATCGATTGCTGAGCTGGCATCTTCTCCTGAGTTCACTTACTGGCTCATTAAAAACGCTGATCGAATCAAACTCAGTTCCGAAGATGAAGATAGTTCATACGATAATGGGAGTGAAACAGATTCTACAGACGAGTATGTGCAGGACAACCAAAGTTGGCCAAGTCATTTCAGCTGGTAG
- the LOC139899985 gene encoding uncharacterized protein, translating to MAKLITPTSTFIMFCITYAFLWISLCLDHNPPSPGIGIGNPSIDVVPVPINGDTQQSKGAISCGRVPVFGVSRYKLQYYTSVYNVTLTPSVSFLKKWHNRIQVCFHRNSSLGLCKCETDDWRYLQNGIWSVTMSPYEQKYIDVKYDDRVTGSVTASLEEVQQRWRYALLAVGVVLLFFAPVVSEWVPFYYASCMTIGVVVVVLILLYQVRKLLPLGRRKTFYFSIMVSALGAGSVVVHWLSTYINYILLNFGISPEMQNPVYCFAGIGIILLGAAIGYWLLRRYIISNDGEVYDGVVQFVKWSMRIIAVTCILMVSFSGSLPSYLFAVLHR from the exons ATGGCTAAACTCATAACGCCAACTTCCACTTTTATCATGTTTTGCATTACTTACGCTTTCCTTTGGATATCACTTTGCCTTGATCATAATCCCCCTTCTCCAG GTATTGGTATTGGGAATCCAAGTATAGATGTTGTTCCGGTGCCAATAAATGGCGATACGCAACAATCAAAAGGTGCTATATCGTGTGGACGTGTTCCGGTATTCGGTGTATCTCGATACAAGCTTCAGTACTATACAAGTGTGTATAATGTAACATTGACGCCTTCGGTATCGTTCCTTAAGAAATGGCATAACAGGATTCAAGTTTGTTTTcacag GAATTCGTCGTTAGGGTTATGTAAATGTGAGACGGATGATTGGCGATATCTGCAGAATGGGATATGGAGTGTGACTATGTCACCTTACGAGCAGAAGTATATTGATGTGAAATATGACGATCGTGTTACTGGTTCTGTAACTGCCTCTCTTGAAGAAG TGCAACAAAGATGGCGTTACGCATTGCTGGCTGTAGGCGTTGTGTTACTGTTTTTTGCCCCTGTTGTCAGCGAATGGGTCCCGTTTTACTATGCCAGTTGTATGACTATTGGAGTTGTAGTTGTTGTACTCATATTACTTTATCAG GTTCGGAAATTGCTACCCCTGGGTAGGAGAAAGACATTTTACTTCAGTATAATGGTTTCAGCA CTTGGAGCAGGATCTGTTGTGGTTCATTGGCTCtcaacatatattaattatattcttctgAACTTTGGGATAAGTCCAGAAATGCAGAATCCT GTTTATTGTTTTGCTGGGATTGGAATCATACTCTTAGGAGCTGCTATTGGATATTGGCTGCTACGGAGATATATCATTTCAAATGATGGTGAAGTTTATGATGGCGTAGTTCAGTTTGTCAAATGGTCCATGCGTATTATTGCCGTCACCTGTATATTGATGGTGAGTTTTTCTGGTTCATTACCTAGTTATCTATTTGCAGTTTTGCACAGATAG